The following proteins come from a genomic window of Denitromonas sp.:
- a CDS encoding DUF3322 domain-containing protein — protein MTWTGPKELTAQLARLWDRGELLRDAVTGNVRFPLRLAIKSPNSADITDRFNEVREWATELAAMDSVRVEWQAFRHRVQGAQKLPACVWVETLEDALTWLGKRKDWERFSAQVSTTRQTHPALLPWLEKRPLQALALSVEWPRLLAVVTWLVEHPRPGVYLRQVDMPGVHSKFIEIHRGVLAELLDLALPADAVDSGKTGISQFSARYGFLEKPTRIRFRVLDPTIRIVPGLTFPDMTLDADSFSRLDLDVQRIFITENETNFLAFPPTCNSIVIFGAGYGWDAVARSHWLKRRSIHYWGDIDTHGFGILDQLRGHFDHVVSFLMDRATLDAHVAIWGSEDKPLRVDLHRLTPEERTLYDDLRDNRIRPALRLEQEHIGFHWLAHRLHLLEDTTASGSGGLVEGPQKDYI, from the coding sequence GTGACTTGGACTGGCCCGAAAGAATTGACAGCGCAGTTGGCGCGGCTTTGGGACCGCGGCGAACTGCTACGGGATGCAGTGACAGGCAATGTGCGTTTTCCTTTACGCCTAGCTATCAAGTCCCCAAATTCGGCGGACATTACTGATCGCTTTAACGAAGTTCGCGAATGGGCCACCGAGTTGGCCGCGATGGATTCCGTGCGCGTGGAGTGGCAGGCGTTTCGCCACCGTGTCCAGGGCGCGCAGAAATTGCCGGCTTGCGTGTGGGTCGAGACGCTTGAAGATGCGTTGACCTGGCTAGGCAAACGCAAAGACTGGGAACGCTTTTCGGCTCAAGTTTCCACCACTCGGCAAACGCATCCAGCCTTGCTGCCCTGGTTGGAGAAGCGCCCACTGCAGGCACTGGCGCTGTCTGTCGAATGGCCCCGCTTGCTGGCTGTTGTGACGTGGCTTGTCGAGCATCCGCGTCCTGGCGTTTATTTGCGCCAGGTGGACATGCCCGGCGTTCACAGCAAATTCATCGAAATCCATCGTGGCGTACTGGCCGAATTACTCGATCTGGCATTACCTGCCGATGCAGTGGATTCTGGAAAAACCGGTATCAGTCAGTTTTCTGCGCGATACGGTTTTCTGGAAAAGCCGACGCGCATTCGCTTCCGTGTGCTTGATCCGACAATTCGGATCGTGCCCGGGTTGACATTCCCTGACATGACGCTGGATGCCGATAGCTTCAGTCGCCTGGATCTCGACGTGCAGCGTATATTCATCACAGAGAACGAGACTAACTTCCTGGCTTTTCCGCCGACATGTAATTCCATCGTGATATTCGGTGCTGGTTATGGTTGGGATGCAGTGGCCCGCAGTCATTGGTTGAAGCGCCGCTCAATCCATTACTGGGGTGATATCGACACGCATGGCTTTGGCATTCTGGATCAGCTTCGTGGCCACTTTGACCACGTGGTTTCGTTCTTGATGGACAGGGCCACGCTCGATGCGCACGTTGCCATTTGGGGAAGTGAGGACAAGCCCCTTCGCGTGGACTTGCACCGACTCACGCCTGAGGAGCGAACCCTCTACGACGACCTGCGCGACAACCGCATTCGCCCTGCGCTGCGGTTAGAGCAGGAGCACATCGGTTTCCACTGGCTAGCTCATCGTCTTCATCTTCTTGAGGACACTACCGCATCTGGTTCAGGCGGCCTTGTTGAAGGACCACAAAAAGACTATATTTAG